One genomic region from Marmota flaviventris isolate mMarFla1 chromosome 6, mMarFla1.hap1, whole genome shotgun sequence encodes:
- the LOC139706272 gene encoding olfactory receptor 5V1-like, with amino-acid sequence MEGKNQTAISEFIILGFSDLNELQFLLFTIFFLTYICTLGGNIFIILVTMADPHLHTPMYYFLRNLAFLDVCYTTTNVPQMMVHLVSEKKSISFGGCVAQLFAFIFFVGSECLLLAAMAYDGYIAICKSLRYSVIMNKALYSQLAASCWIGSFLNSVVHTVLTFHLPFCGNNQINYFFCDIPPLLILSCGDTSVNELVLLSNGVFIGWTPLLCIVLSYLYIISTILRIHSSEGRHKAFSTCASHLVIVLLYYGSAIFTYVRPISSYSLEKDRLISVLYSVVTPMLNPIIYTLRNKDIKEAMKTIGRRWQPPSLEM; translated from the coding sequence ATGGAAGGAAAGAATCAAACAGCTATATCTGAATTCATCATCTTGGGATTCTCTGACCTGAATGAATTGCAGTTTTTACTATTTACCATCTTTTTTCTAACCTATATATGtactttgggaggaaatataTTCATCATCTTGGTGACAATGGCTGATCCACACCTACATACACCCATGTACTATTTCCTAAGGAACCTGGCCTTTCTTGATGTCTGCTATACCACCACCAATGTCCCCCAGATGATGGTACATCTTGTATCAGAGAAGAAGAGCATTTCCTTTGGGGGATGTGTAGCTCAActttttgcattcattttctttgtaggATCAGAGTGTCTCCTCCTGGCAGCAATGGCATATGATGGTTACATTGCCATCTGCAAATCCTTAAGGTATTCAGTTATTATGAACAAGGCCCTGTATAGCCAGTTAGCAGCCTCATGTTGGATTGGCAGTTTCCTCAATTCAGTGGTGCATACAGTACTGACATTCCATCTGCCATTCTGTGGCAACAACCAGATTAATTACTTCTTTTGTGACATACCCCCTTTGCTGATCTTGTCTTGTGGGGACACTTCTGTCAATGAACTGGTGTTGCTGTCCAATGGAGTCTTCATTGGTTGGACTCCTTTACTGTGCATTGTCCTTTCCTACCTTTACATAATCTCCACCATCTTGAGGATCCACTCTTCAGAGGGGAGACACAAAGCCTTTTCTACATGTGCCTCCCACCTGGTCATTGTCCTTCTCTATTATGGTAGTGCCATTTTCACATATGTGCGGCCCATTTCATCTTACTCATTGGAGAAAGACAGACTGATTTCAGTATTATATAGTGTTGTTACTCCCATGCTGAACCCTATAATTTACACATTGAGGAACAAGGACATCAAAGAGGCTATGAAGACAATAGGGAGAAGGTGGCAGCCACCAAgtcttgagatgtaa